The genomic segment CGGTTCTGAGCAGGGCCTGCGCCTCGGCGCGCGCCACGGCGGCATCGGCGAACGACTCAAGCCCGAGGCGCCGATCGAGGATCGCCGCTGCGACCACATACGGCATACTGAACTTGCCCTGGAGTCCGGTCTGCGGACGCTCATAGATGAGGGCATGGCGGCCGCCGGGTGGGACGGTGACCGTCACCCCTTCGACATCGCCTGGGCGGATCTCGTGGACCTCGACCAGGTCGAGCACCCCGTCGGCTGCGCGGTGGGTCTGGAAGCAGCACGGGTACTTCTTCACGCTGAGCCCTGGAGACACGAGGTCGAAAGGGCGGCCCAACGTGCCGGCGAGCTCTGTGGTGCGTGCCTCACCAAACGAAAACACGGCGAAAAATCCGACGGGGCCTTCGACAGCGGCGCCGGCGCCGGTCATCCCCCTCTGAGCCAGCCGGGCCGAGTGGACCCCGCAGCGTGCCGCGTGGCCGGGGTGGAACGGTTTGGTCATCGTCCCGAAGTTCTGCTGGCAGCCCGAGGCCTCGGAGACCGCGATCGCCAGGGCGTGCGCTAAGCGGCCGGCGTCCAATCCGAGCAGCCTCCCGGCCGCCATCGCCGCCCCCAGCGTCCCGAGCGTCGAGGTGGCATGCCATCCGCCGCGGTAGTGCGCGGGGCCCATCGCGCGCCCGAGCTTGGCCATGACCTCGACGCCGGCGATATACGCCTCGAGCAGGGCCCGGCCGGGTGCCCGCACACTCTGGGCCACCGCAAGGGCCGCCGGCAGGATGGCCACGCTCGGGTGGCCCCGCACCGAATCGTTCACGTCGTCGTAATCCAGGGCGTGGCCGCTGGTCCCGTTCACCAGCGCGGCGCCTTCCGTGGACGTACGCAGCTCCGCCCCCAACTCATCGGCGGCCGGCCGCGCGCCGTCCTCAGCCACGGCCTCCGCCACTATCCGCGTCACCGGCTCGGGCGCGCCGGCCAGAATGACCCCGACCGTGTCGAGCACCGCCGCCTTCGCCGCGGCCGTCACCTCCGATGGCGCGCCGTCGATCGAGAAGCCGGCCACCCATCCTGCGACGTCGTGCGTTGCGCCCATGCCTCACCATCCCTCTTGTGAGAGTCGGCGGAGCCGCGTGCCTGCCTACGTCTATCTTACCAGTGTCTCGATCGCATGGACCGCCACTGGGGCGCTCCACGCACTTCAGCACCTCACTGAGGCTGGGAATCAAGATCAATCTCGTGCGTTGA from the bacterium genome contains:
- a CDS encoding MmgE/PrpD family protein, with product MGATHDVAGWVAGFSIDGAPSEVTAAAKAAVLDTVGVILAGAPEPVTRIVAEAVAEDGARPAADELGAELRTSTEGAALVNGTSGHALDYDDVNDSVRGHPSVAILPAALAVAQSVRAPGRALLEAYIAGVEVMAKLGRAMGPAHYRGGWHATSTLGTLGAAMAAGRLLGLDAGRLAHALAIAVSEASGCQQNFGTMTKPFHPGHAARCGVHSARLAQRGMTGAGAAVEGPVGFFAVFSFGEARTTELAGTLGRPFDLVSPGLSVKKYPCCFQTHRAADGVLDLVEVHEIRPGDVEGVTVTVPPGGRHALIYERPQTGLQGKFSMPYVVAAAILDRRLGLESFADAAVARAEAQALLRTVTTVEDPTINDTWNPSTGGYVTIEIRTRGGRRLARRVDHPRGSPAAPLRREELVAKFRDCAGRVLEAEAIDRALMLLESIETVPDVNTLVDPLVPRRTTTPARR